TATTCAAATAATTAATAACGCTGTGAATTGCCACTAAGCCTTCACCGGACGCTTTGCTTATTTGCCAAGGTTTCCCAATGCAGTCACCCGCGGCAAAAACACCTTTTATATTAGTAGCCATATCTCTATCTACCTTAACAACTTGATTTTCCAGTGCTAATTCCGGAAAAATATTATCAATCGGATCTGTCGCTCTAATAATGAAAATACCATCAGCCGCAATAGTTTCTTGCCCCAATACCAACTGCTCTACTTTCATTGTTCCAACTATTTCTTTAATAATATCTTTTTTGACAATAAAAGAATATTTTTTTTCATCAGACATTTTATATTGTGGAAGATAAGTTACCTTCTCACAAATTTCCGCCAAGTACTCCGCTTCATGCTCCGCTTCAGCCGTATAACCAATTACCACTACTTCCTTACCTTTATACAGCATCCCGTCACAAGTGGCACAATAACTGACGCCTCTGCCTAAAAACTCTTTTTCCCCCGGTAACAATTTAGCCGGTGCTACTCCAATCGCCATAATCACACTCTTCGCCTGATAATTGCCTTTATTAGTTAAAATCATAAAATTATCATTATCAATAAAAATATTGGTAACTTTTTCCTTAATTAAACTGACTTCTTCATAACTTAGCGCATGATCAGCCATTTTTTGCATCAAGTCTTTTCCGCTAATCTCTGGCAAGCCTACATAATTATCAACAGTATGTGCTTTCTGCAGTTTGGCGCTAAATTCTCCTTGCTCAAACAACGCAATCTTTTTCTTTCGAATAGCCCCAGTCACCGCTGACGATAAACCGGCTGGGCCACCCCCGATAATTGCAATATCAAACATCATGCTACCTCCTTAGATAAATGCGTGGCACTCTATTACTTACCATACAAACTATTTCATAATTAATCGTTCCCAACACCTCAGCAATATCATCGGCTAATTGTTTTTTATCACCAAATAATATTACCTCATCACCCACTTTAGCGTCGGTGATTTTAGTTACATCAATCATGCATTGATCCATACAAATTCGGCCCACAACCGGTACTTTTTGGTCTTGCAATAAAACTTGCACCTTCCCTGATAACATTCTACTCCAACCATCGGCATAACCAATCGGTAAAGTTGCAATAATGCTTTTTACCGTAGTCTGAAAAGTACAGCCATAACTAATATATTGATGGGGCAACATTTGTTTTACATGCGTAATCCTCGCTTTTAAAGTCATCACAGGGTTTAAGTCAAGCTCTTGCTTTACCTCCGCCGATGGCCATAGTCCATATAAAGAAACCCCAAACCGCACCATATTAAAGTGACTTTCCGGTAACTCCAGTACCGCCGCACTATTAGCCATATGTTGTAGCGGAATCTCAATGCCTTGTGCCACAATTTGGTCAAGTGCTATTTTAAACAATTTTAGTTGTCGCTTAGCGTAACTTTTATCAACGGCATCCGCTTTCGCAAAATGCGAAAACACCCCTTCGATCTTAATATTACTTAGTTTCTTGACAGCTTCAGCAAAAACACCGGCTGTTTCAGGTGCAATCCCTAATCGCCCCATCCCGGTATCAATTTTTAAATGAATTTTCGCAGTAACAGCTTTGTCGTGAGCCATTTTATTTATTGTTTCGATATAATCCAAAGCATATGCCGTTTGGTCGATATCATATTCTAACAAATCATTAATTCGCTCCAACGGTGTGTACCCCAATATTAAAATGGGAACCCTAAACCCCGCCTGTCTGATTTGTATGGCCTCATCAATTCTCGCTACCGCTAAGTAATCCGCACCAGCTTTTAGTACAGTTTTAACAACTTCTATCACTCCGTGACCATAAGCATTAGCCTTAACAATCGCACAAATCTTGGCATTATTTTGAACCTTACTCGCTAGTTGTTGAAAATTATGTTCCAGTGCTGCTAAATTTATCTCCGCCCAAACCAATTCTTTTGACACATTAATTCATCTCCTAAAATATAAACCAAATAGTATTTACCGACTTTTCTACCGGCAAATACTATTTTAAACATTATTTGATACCTTTTTATCTTACTGCGTTAAGATTATTAACACAAGACTTACCACCCCTAACTTTAGTTAGCGGCAAAGTCTACGACAATATAAGTTCCTTTATCAACAATACTATTTGGCATAATATTTTGTTTTTGCGCTACGCCATTACCATTAGGAATTAGAACCAATCCTAAATTACTAAGCTCTGTACTAACCATTCTAATACTTTTCCCTTGCAAATTAGGCACCACCACTTTACCCTCTGGTCCATTAATCGTAACCGGCGGGCTTGGCATTGCAACATTTCCGCCACTATTAGTTGGCTGTATATCAACAACATATGCTGGTTTAATATTTAAGTAACGTAACACTTGTTCAAAAATACCACCGGCAATCGGTGCCGCAATTTCACCACCATAATATTTCCCATCAGGATCATCTAATACTACCAGCACCGCGACTTGAGGATTTTCAACCGGGGCAAATCCACAAAAAGATGCGATATAATGTCCGGCTTTATAACCAATACCATTATCATTAAGTTTTTCGGCAGTCCCGGTTTTGCCGGCAATACGATAACCTTTTACCGCTGCCAACTTACCACCACCATCACTAACAACCTTTTCTAACATCATTGTTAACTCTTGTGCTTTTTCCGCTGTAATAACCTGATTAACGCCCTGAACAGCAAACTCCTGAAAAATACTGTTATCTTCATTTTTTATTTCTTTAATAATATGCGGTTTTAATAATTGACCTTTATTAGCAATCCCCGACATCGCCGTAATTAGTTGCATTGGCGTAACCGCAATACTTTGACCAATCGACATCGTCGCGACATCTGGTGTAGTCATATCTTTGGGCTCAAAGAGCAAGCCATTTTCTTCCCCTGGTAACCCAAGACCTGTCGCCTTACCAAAACCAAACGCTTTCGCATAATTAATCAGCTTTTCTGAACCCAATCTCATGCCAATTTGTACAAAACCGGTATTAATAGACTTTTTAATTACTTCCGTAAAGCTGACACTACCATAGCTATCGCCACTCCAGTTTTTAATCCGGCGATCCGCTACTTGAATATAACCTTGATCAACCAATATATCGTTAGGATGAATCAACTCTTCTTGTAATCCGGCAGCGGCAACCATTGCCTTGAAGGTCGACCCCGGTTCATAAATTGAGGAAACAGCTCTGTTTTTCATCTGCTCTTGGCTAAATTTATAAAACTCATTAGGATTATAGGTCGGTCGATTAGCCATTGCTAAAACTTCACCGGTCTGTGGATTCATCACAATTACCGTCATCGCATGAGCTTTGGTTTCCAAAATAGCTTTATCCATCGCCTGCTCTACAATAAACTGAATATTATTATCTATTGTTAAATAAACATCTTTATGATGTTTCCGTGCCGTAAACGAGAAGATCGAGTTTAAAATTGGTGAACCATAGGCATCGGTCGCTATTTTTTTGTTATCGGCAGATCCTCTGATAACATCATCGGCCATTAATTCAATCCCATCTAAGCCAATATCATCAGTTCCAACAAACCCCAACACCTGCGCCGCCAAAGTATTGTTCGGATAATAGCGTTTGCTTTCATCTTCAAAGCCTAAGCAATTCAACTTATTGTCCTTTCGAAAAGCTATTACTTTTGCCACAACTTCCGGCTCTAACATTCTTTTTACCCAAACAAATCTGCCACCATAATTAATTTTTTCCAAAATTTCTGCAGGATTCATTCCTAAAATCGGGCCCAGTCCATTAGCAATAAATTCCGGATCTTTAACTTCATACGGATCAATAAATAGCGATTTTGTTAAGATACTGACCGCCAACTCTTTACCATTACGATCATAAATAGTTCCTCGCGGTGACTGCAAGGCCTTACTGTCATGAACTTGGCTTTGCGCTATTTCACTTAACTTACTGCCTTGAATAAATTGAATCCAAAATATTCGTGCAATCAAACCGATTACCAATATTAAAAAAAGCGAAATTGTCACAGCAATTCGTTTTTGAACTTTCTTTTTTAAAACAACAACCACAGCTAAGCTCCTCCCTATCACTATCTTAATTCTGTAAAATAATATGATTTCCTTTAAGTCTTTTTTAAAAATTCAATTCCATATTTCATAGATGCTGTTATAATAATTATGGAATAGCTTTATTTAGGAGGTATATTATGGACGATATAGATAAAAAAATATTACGGTTACTTCAAAAAAACGCAAGAATTACCATCTCTGATTTAAGTTCAGAAATTGCTTTATCAATGCCAGCCATCTCCGAACGCCTAAAAAAATTAGAAGCCAGTGGTGTTATCAAGCAATATGCCGCCATTCTAGACCCCGCTTTATTAAACAAGCATTTGATGGCACAAATTTTTATTCGCTTGGAGAAGCCACTATACTGTGATGCTTTTACTGATTTTGTCAAACAAGAAAATGAAATTCAAGAATGTTTTTATATCACCGGCGAATTCGATTACTCCTTAAAAATCGTCACCGAAAATACGAAAACCTTAGAACAATTACTACATAAAATTAAAAATCAACCGGGGATTGCCAACACTAAAACCTTAGTAGTCTTATCACCTGTTATCAATAATCCATCTCCCGGTCCGGACTAAAAAAACCATTGTGCCGCGCATTAGCAGCACAATGGTTTTTCATTTTTAATCTTCTTCCAAAATATTGACGATTGCAATTCCTTTTTGTTTTTCTAAATCGATAAATTCGCCTTCTAAAGTTTTGACAATCGGTCTAGCTGACAAGAAATGTCCCATTTTCACAACTTCAGCCGTTCTGCCATCACTTAATTCAACAATATTACCAGTAAAATAATTGCGAACATTATTTAAGAAAATACTGCAAATATAAGTATCGAGCTTATCAAACATCTCTCCTTGTAATATTTCCACAACCGAAAACGGATTAACCTTATCACGATAAATTCGATTAGAGGTTAAAGCGTCATAAACATCGGCAATGGCAATGACTTTCGCAAACGGGTGAATTTGTTCTCCTTTTACCTTCATCGGATAGCCAGTACCATCAATTCTTTCATGATGTTGCAATATTCCATAAGATATTTGTTGCGAAATATTTGGTACTAAATTGACAAATTTAAACCCTAAGGTTGAATGCAATTGCATTACTTCCATTTCTTTTGGAGTCAATTTACCCGGTTTATTTAAAATACTATCCGGTATTTCCATTTTCCCTAAATCGTGCAACAGCCCGGCTAAAATAAGTTCATCCAAGTCTTTACTCTTATATTTTAACCAGCGCCCCAACACTCCACAAATTATTCCGACATTCAAAGAGTGAGTAAACGTATATTCATCTTGCTCGCGTAATAAATATAAATGATTAATAACACCAGCGGTATTAATCAGCGGTAGCATTCTTTGCTTGTATAAAGTCATAAGCTCCGGTAATGATACAATTCTCGTTCTGCTGATATTTTCAAAGATATTTTGCAACATATTAACAGTTTGATAATATCCTTCAAAAAACTTTTGTTGCGTTGTCACCAACGGTTTCGGTGGCAAGGTTACCTGTTGGTTTAATTCAACTTTTTCTTTAACAACGATTTCTTTGATATCCAAAAATTCCAAGCTCTCTATTAGTCGATCAGTTAGCTCTACGCCCGCACTTAGTGCTACTTTTTCGCCTACGACAATATCTTTTCCGACAACCATTCCTTTTTTTAGCTGTGAAACTGAATACCTTACGTTCTTGAACATAAACTCACCTCTTAAAAATATCGCAAATGATAATTTTATACTTATTATTTATAAAGTAGCAACATTACTTCGGTCGAAAAAATCCAATAAAAAGTAATATATATATTTACCAAGGACAGGTTAAAGTCCTTTAATTTCATCTCTTTTTTTACATTTTTTAAAAAAATAAGTCATAGGTCTGAGTAAATTTTCCATATTACCAACTTTTATTCTATAACGATACTATGGACTAGTCAGTTTTAGCTTAAGAAAAGCCCTAAAGTAATCTTTAGAGCTTTTCAAATTTATTCATCTTTGAATTTATCCAACATGGAAATAGCATCAATCAAATGATTATTAAAAATTTGTTTAGCAACATTCAGTAATTCAATAATCATCGGATCACATAGGGAATAATTAACTTTATTACCATCCTTAGTGCCATATACAATGTTTTTACTCCGTAAAATTGCCAGCTGTTGTGAAACCGCTGAGCCTTCACTGCCGATTAAAACTTGTAATTCATTTACATTTTTATCACCGTCAGCTAATAATTCTAAGATTCTAATTCGCAATGGATGTGCTAATGCTTTAAAAAAATCAGCTTTAAATCGTTGTAGTTCCAGATTCAACAGTTCCACCTCTCTTTATCTTTTCTTCATATTTCAATAAACCTAACAAAATCCCTTCTAACAAGGCCTGGGGACGTGGTGGACAACCCGGTACCACTACATCGACCGGTACCACCTTATAAACTGCCCCAATGTTAGCGTAGGTTTTTCCAATAACACCGCCACTAATACCACAAGACCCTACCGCCATCACTATTTTCGGATTAGGGGTCGCCTCATAGGTTTTAGTAAGAGCTCCTAATAAATTTTCGGTAACGCCACCGGTTATCATCAACAAATCGGCATGGCGTGGTGATGCTACAAAATTAATCCCCCAACGACTAACATCATAAAAAGGGTTACTTAGCATCGACATTTCAAAATCACAGGCATTACATGAGCCCGTATCAACATGCCGAATATGTAACGACCCACCCATAATTTTCTTGATTTTTTGTTTTAGCAAGTCTGCCTTAAATTCTTGCTCCTGCTCTAATATATTATATATTTTGTTGCTTTGAAGCAAGGCTTTATTGCCACAATGTTTTAAACAAGCGCCACAGTATACACATTTTAAATGATTGATGGTTATTTTATCGGTTATAGTAATAGCTTGCGTCGGACAACACCGGACACATTCACCGCATTTACTGCAACTACTAGTGTCAGCCTCAACCATGCCCTTATAGCGTGGTGAAATATTTTGGTAGACATCACGTTCTGTAACGGTGCCGGTCTGCCAAATTTTTTTAAACAGCTCTAACATTTAATCCCTCTTTTCAATCAGCGATCACAACACGCATAGCAAAGTTCAAAACTTTTATTTATTAATGGAAAATCCGGAATAATATCGCTGGTCACAGCTAAACAGACTGCCGGCCAGTTACTATAAGAAGCTGAGGAGATTCTATAGCGATAAATTTTCCCGTCTTGATTTACCATCATCCAATGACAATCCTCGCCGCGGGGCGATTCAACCATAGCAAACCCGCTCTCATAAGCTTTTATATTTTGTAAGGACACTGTGAGTTCACCATTTGGTAAATCATTTAAAATTTGCCTAATAATATTAATACTTTCTCTAACTTCTAATACTCTAATTTTAAGCCGATCTAAAACATCACCATAAGTGGTGGTCTGCACCGCAAACTTTAATTTATCATAACATAAATAAGGAGTGTCGCGACGACAATCAATATCTCGTCCTGAAGCTCTGGCGGCAACACCGACTACTTCCAAATCACAAACTTGGCGATAAGTTAAAGTGCCGGTTTTTTGCATTCGATTGAGTGCAATCTCATGCTCAAAAATAATTTCTACCAAGTCTTGATATTCAATCTGTAAATCATCCATAAACCTTAAAATTTTATTGATGTCATTGTTATCAATATCAAGACTGACTCCCCCTAAAACAATTGCCCCCCGCAAATAACGATGTCCAGTCAAGTCTTCATTGAGACGCAATAGTTTTTCCTTTAAAATACTACCTTGACTCACCGCAACAGCAAAGCCAAACCCGGCACAAATATTGCCGGTATCACCAACATGATTATATAGTCGTTCCAATTCTAAAAATAATACTCGTAAGTATTGTGCCCTCTCACTAATCTTGGTCTGCGACAGCTTTTCTGCTAATAATACAAAACTAGCACTATGTGAAACATTACAAACGCCACAAATTCGCTCTATGATAAAGGATGCTTCTTCTAATGTTTTTCCTTCTAAGCTTTTTTCAATGCCACGATGTGTATAAAATAATTTCGCATCTAAATGTAGAATTTTTTCACCAACAGCACCAAATCTAAAATGTCCCGGTTCGATAATGCCGGCATGAATAGGTCCTACCGGTATTTGCGTAACATCATTCCCCAAATATTGCATAAAGTTATTATTATTTTTATTCTCATATTTTAAGGGCACGATTTTAAAGTCTTTTCGCAACGGATAACTATTTTCATCCCACCGTCCATGATTGATTAAAGGAGTCCGATTAGGATGTCCCACCGCTCTTAACCCCAATAAATCATTTACTTCTCGCTCATACCAATCAAGGGCTGGCAATTTAATACTCAGCGACGGAAAGGTTGGATCGTCTTCACTAATCATCATTTTCAAAGTAATACATTGCTTAATATCACTAAGCAGAAAAATATAATAAAGCGCAAATTTGCCACTAATACTGCGTTCATCATTACCAATCATATTTAAAAATCTTATTTTATTGTTGTCATATAAAAATTCCACTATTTCCGGTAAATCTTTTTTTACAATTCTAATTAACCACTCATTGGCGCTAGTTTCTTCAACTTGTAAAATTTTATCACCCAAATGTAGTTTCAGTTTTTTCAGTATTACTCTAATCATCACTACACTCCTATAACTGTAGCTGCCATGATAACAGCTTGTTGAATAAACGGCAACACATATAAACCGCCAACAATTACCAATAATAATGGCAACAACATTGCTACTATGGTCCAGCTATCTTCTTTGATATTTTTCGCCTTTTTCGGCTCTTCACCAAAAACCATTCTAATAACATAATAAGACATTCCACTAAAAATTATTGCCACTAGTACGGCAAACAAACAACCCAGCCATAATTTACCGGATTTTATGCACCCTAACATAATGGTAAATTCACTGATAAACAAACTAAAAGGTGGCGCACCGGCAATCGCCAAACTTGATATTAAGAAAATTACTCCGGTATACGGCATACTTTTTATTACGCCACTAATTCTGGCAATATATTTGCTGTGATATTGTTGGGTAATAGTGCCGGCAGCAAAAAACAATAGTGATTTTCCTAAGGAATGATTCACCATATGTAATAAGCCACCATATAATCCCAAAGAACCACCAACGCCCATCGCTAAAGTTATTATGCCAATATGCTCCACACTAGAAAAGGCCAATAATCGCTTTAAATCATGTTGCACAAAAACAAACGGCACAATCGCAATAATGGATAATAACCCGAAGCAAATTAAATAAGTTGTAGCAATCTCTGGAATAACTGCCTTAGCAATGATGTACACGCGTAATACCCCATATAATGCGGTATTTAGCAATACCCCAGATAACACTGCACTAATTGGCGCTGGGGCCTGACTATGGGCATCCGGTAACCAAAAATGCATTGGCGCCAGACCCGCTTTTGTTCCAAAGCCAATTAAAATAAAAATAAAACCAACCTTAACCCATTCGGCATTCAATTGCCCAGCCACACTTAAGAGGTTAGTCCACTGTAACGCAGACTGCTCTTCTAATAACACCGTTAAACCTGATAAATAGATAAAAACAATTCCCAACAGCGCTAAAGCAATCCCAACTACCCCCATAATTAGATATTTCCATGCTGCTTCTAGCGAATGCTTATTGCCATAAAACGCTACCAACATGGCTGAAATTAATGTTGTTAATTCTATCCCCACCCATAATAGCCCTAAATTATTAAAGATCGTCACCAACAACATACTGAGAATAAACAAATGAAAAAAACAATAATAAAACCCTAATTTTTTTAGCGAGATAATATCATGAGCTAATTCCGTCCGCATATAACCAACCGAGTAAATACTAGCAGTAAAACCAACAGTCGCAATTAGCACTAAGTTAATGCTGCTAAGTGCATCAATATAAATAAAATTATCAAAGAGCGTTATAACATTACTCTGATTAATAAAGAGTGCAATAAAAACCGCACCAACCAATAATAAAAAGCTACCAATAATTTGCATAATATCAAAATTTTTAAGTTTATATGAGACTAAACAAAACAAGGCATTAACCATTGAAAGTCCCAGCAAAGTCAGTATTAACATTCTTTAACCTCTTAAATCCTGCATTTTTTCTGTATTTAAACTATTAAAAGTTGAACTAATCTTAAATGATAAGGACGCTATAATAATAACCGCGACAAACAAATCAAAAAATATACCCAATTCTACAACCATGGGCATTCCATAACTGATTGCCTGCGTTATTAAAAAGAGTCCATTTTCAATAACAATGACACCAATTCCTTGCAACAACACTTGCTTGCTATTAATAATTTTAAAAATCCCTAAAAATATCAGTGTTATCGCTGTTGCTAAATACTGCGCACCATGTTCAGCTGTCGGCAATTGTAATTTCGCCGCAATATATTGTCCAATCATTACTAATAAAAAAGCAATAAAGAGCGACATTACCGGTCCCAAAGAATGATCTATTCTTTTTTTATTGGCGGTCTTCTTAATCGTAAAATATAATACCAGCGGTATTAAAATTGCTTTAACACAAAGTGTCAAAATTCCCGCAATCAATAAGTGTAATAAACCTGTCTTAGTCCAAATAATCAAAGATACTAAGGCTAAGGCTAATGATTGCACAAAAATAATTCCCACTGCCTCTACTGCTTTTTTAAGTCTGAATAACATTAACGTACTAATTAACAAACAAATGGTAACAAAACTCTCCATTATTTCACCCCTTAATAATTAAACAATTGAAAAATTAGCGACAATACGGCTAACGATATTGAAGCTAAAATCAAATTTGGTACTAAAAACAGCCTTATTTTTGCATAAACCGTCTCGATCACAGCCAAACCTAATCCAACAATAAAAACTTTGCTGACATAAAGCACCAATGCCTGAGCTACTTCAAGATAACCAACATTAACCGCAATCCCATAAGGAAAAAATAAATTTATCAATACTGTAATTAATAACAATTGTTTAATCTGCACAAATAACACCATCAACCCCAAATACCGACCAGAGTATTCTAACATCATTGATTCATGCATCATCGTTAACTCCAAATGGGTATCGGGATTATCATAAGGCAAGCGACCGGTTTCTATAATCAAAACAATTACAAAGGCTATTAATGCTAGCCACCATGAAAAATTTGAGATAAAAAAATCATGTTGCAACACATTTTGTATAACATTACCAATATTAGTTTCCGTTGTAGTTAATAACACCGCAATGATCGAAAGTAGTAATGCCGGCTCCGTTAACGCTCCCATCACGCTTTCTCTACTGCCACCAAAGCCGCCAAACGAACTCCCAGCGTCCAGCGCCGTTAGTGCCATAAAAAATCGACAAAGTG
Above is a genomic segment from Negativicutes bacterium containing:
- a CDS encoding FAD-dependent oxidoreductase; amino-acid sequence: MMFDIAIIGGGPAGLSSAVTGAIRKKKIALFEQGEFSAKLQKAHTVDNYVGLPEISGKDLMQKMADHALSYEEVSLIKEKVTNIFIDNDNFMILTNKGNYQAKSVIMAIGVAPAKLLPGEKEFLGRGVSYCATCDGMLYKGKEVVVIGYTAEAEHEAEYLAEICEKVTYLPQYKMSDEKKYSFIVKKDIIKEIVGTMKVEQLVLGQETIAADGIFIIRATDPIDNIFPELALENQVVKVDRDMATNIKGVFAAGDCIGKPWQISKASGEGLVAIHSVINYLN
- the alr gene encoding alanine racemase; this translates as MSKELVWAEINLAALEHNFQQLASKVQNNAKICAIVKANAYGHGVIEVVKTVLKAGADYLAVARIDEAIQIRQAGFRVPILILGYTPLERINDLLEYDIDQTAYALDYIETINKMAHDKAVTAKIHLKIDTGMGRLGIAPETAGVFAEAVKKLSNIKIEGVFSHFAKADAVDKSYAKRQLKLFKIALDQIVAQGIEIPLQHMANSAAVLELPESHFNMVRFGVSLYGLWPSAEVKQELDLNPVMTLKARITHVKQMLPHQYISYGCTFQTTVKSIIATLPIGYADGWSRMLSGKVQVLLQDQKVPVVGRICMDQCMIDVTKITDAKVGDEVILFGDKKQLADDIAEVLGTINYEIVCMVSNRVPRIYLRR
- a CDS encoding peptidoglycan glycosyltransferase: MVVVLKKKVQKRIAVTISLFLILVIGLIARIFWIQFIQGSKLSEIAQSQVHDSKALQSPRGTIYDRNGKELAVSILTKSLFIDPYEVKDPEFIANGLGPILGMNPAEILEKINYGGRFVWVKRMLEPEVVAKVIAFRKDNKLNCLGFEDESKRYYPNNTLAAQVLGFVGTDDIGLDGIELMADDVIRGSADNKKIATDAYGSPILNSIFSFTARKHHKDVYLTIDNNIQFIVEQAMDKAILETKAHAMTVIVMNPQTGEVLAMANRPTYNPNEFYKFSQEQMKNRAVSSIYEPGSTFKAMVAAAGLQEELIHPNDILVDQGYIQVADRRIKNWSGDSYGSVSFTEVIKKSINTGFVQIGMRLGSEKLINYAKAFGFGKATGLGLPGEENGLLFEPKDMTTPDVATMSIGQSIAVTPMQLITAMSGIANKGQLLKPHIIKEIKNEDNSIFQEFAVQGVNQVITAEKAQELTMMLEKVVSDGGGKLAAVKGYRIAGKTGTAEKLNDNGIGYKAGHYIASFCGFAPVENPQVAVLVVLDDPDGKYYGGEIAAPIAGGIFEQVLRYLNIKPAYVVDIQPTNSGGNVAMPSPPVTINGPEGKVVVPNLQGKSIRMVSTELSNLGLVLIPNGNGVAQKQNIMPNSIVDKGTYIVVDFAAN
- a CDS encoding Lrp/AsnC family transcriptional regulator, with protein sequence MDDIDKKILRLLQKNARITISDLSSEIALSMPAISERLKKLEASGVIKQYAAILDPALLNKHLMAQIFIRLEKPLYCDAFTDFVKQENEIQECFYITGEFDYSLKIVTENTKTLEQLLHKIKNQPGIANTKTLVVLSPVINNPSPGPD
- a CDS encoding HD-GYP domain-containing protein, producing the protein MFKNVRYSVSQLKKGMVVGKDIVVGEKVALSAGVELTDRLIESLEFLDIKEIVVKEKVELNQQVTLPPKPLVTTQQKFFEGYYQTVNMLQNIFENISRTRIVSLPELMTLYKQRMLPLINTAGVINHLYLLREQDEYTFTHSLNVGIICGVLGRWLKYKSKDLDELILAGLLHDLGKMEIPDSILNKPGKLTPKEMEVMQLHSTLGFKFVNLVPNISQQISYGILQHHERIDGTGYPMKVKGEQIHPFAKVIAIADVYDALTSNRIYRDKVNPFSVVEILQGEMFDKLDTYICSIFLNNVRNYFTGNIVELSDGRTAEVVKMGHFLSARPIVKTLEGEFIDLEKQKGIAIVNILEED
- a CDS encoding winged helix-turn-helix transcriptional regulator, which translates into the protein MNLELQRFKADFFKALAHPLRIRILELLADGDKNVNELQVLIGSEGSAVSQQLAILRSKNIVYGTKDGNKVNYSLCDPMIIELLNVAKQIFNNHLIDAISMLDKFKDE
- the nuoB gene encoding NADH-quinone oxidoreductase subunit NuoB is translated as MLELFKKIWQTGTVTERDVYQNISPRYKGMVEADTSSCSKCGECVRCCPTQAITITDKITINHLKCVYCGACLKHCGNKALLQSNKIYNILEQEQEFKADLLKQKIKKIMGGSLHIRHVDTGSCNACDFEMSMLSNPFYDVSRWGINFVASPRHADLLMITGGVTENLLGALTKTYEATPNPKIVMAVGSCGISGGVIGKTYANIGAVYKVVPVDVVVPGCPPRPQALLEGILLGLLKYEEKIKRGGTVESGTTTI
- a CDS encoding NADH-quinone oxidoreductase subunit C; the protein is MIRVILKKLKLHLGDKILQVEETSANEWLIRIVKKDLPEIVEFLYDNNKIRFLNMIGNDERSISGKFALYYIFLLSDIKQCITLKMMISEDDPTFPSLSIKLPALDWYEREVNDLLGLRAVGHPNRTPLINHGRWDENSYPLRKDFKIVPLKYENKNNNNFMQYLGNDVTQIPVGPIHAGIIEPGHFRFGAVGEKILHLDAKLFYTHRGIEKSLEGKTLEEASFIIERICGVCNVSHSASFVLLAEKLSQTKISERAQYLRVLFLELERLYNHVGDTGNICAGFGFAVAVSQGSILKEKLLRLNEDLTGHRYLRGAIVLGGVSLDIDNNDINKILRFMDDLQIEYQDLVEIIFEHEIALNRMQKTGTLTYRQVCDLEVVGVAARASGRDIDCRRDTPYLCYDKLKFAVQTTTYGDVLDRLKIRVLEVRESINIIRQILNDLPNGELTVSLQNIKAYESGFAMVESPRGEDCHWMMVNQDGKIYRYRISSASYSNWPAVCLAVTSDIIPDFPLINKSFELCYACCDR
- a CDS encoding hydrogenase 4 subunit F; the protein is MVNALFCLVSYKLKNFDIMQIIGSFLLLVGAVFIALFINQSNVITLFDNFIYIDALSSINLVLIATVGFTASIYSVGYMRTELAHDIISLKKLGFYYCFFHLFILSMLLVTIFNNLGLLWVGIELTTLISAMLVAFYGNKHSLEAAWKYLIMGVVGIALALLGIVFIYLSGLTVLLEEQSALQWTNLLSVAGQLNAEWVKVGFIFILIGFGTKAGLAPMHFWLPDAHSQAPAPISAVLSGVLLNTALYGVLRVYIIAKAVIPEIATTYLICFGLLSIIAIVPFVFVQHDLKRLLAFSSVEHIGIITLAMGVGGSLGLYGGLLHMVNHSLGKSLLFFAAGTITQQYHSKYIARISGVIKSMPYTGVIFLISSLAIAGAPPFSLFISEFTIMLGCIKSGKLWLGCLFAVLVAIIFSGMSYYVIRMVFGEEPKKAKNIKEDSWTIVAMLLPLLLVIVGGLYVLPFIQQAVIMAATVIGV
- a CDS encoding hydrogenase, coding for MESFVTICLLISTLMLFRLKKAVEAVGIIFVQSLALALVSLIIWTKTGLLHLLIAGILTLCVKAILIPLVLYFTIKKTANKKRIDHSLGPVMSLFIAFLLVMIGQYIAAKLQLPTAEHGAQYLATAITLIFLGIFKIINSKQVLLQGIGVIVIENGLFLITQAISYGMPMVVELGIFFDLFVAVIIIASLSFKISSTFNSLNTEKMQDLRG
- a CDS encoding NADH-quinone oxidoreductase subunit H, whose translation is MEKILLVLLQLCSFILLAPLVQGVIKKVKARLQNRIGADLFQPYRDILKYLKKDSVISKEASWLTVTTPYLCLGLILLISILIPSFYVPAPLGFSGDIILVIYLLALCRFFMALTALDAGSSFGGFGGSRESVMGALTEPALLLSIIAVLLTTTETNIGNVIQNVLQHDFFISNFSWWLALIAFVIVLIIETGRLPYDNPDTHLELTMMHESMMLEYSGRYLGLMVLFVQIKQLLLITVLINLFFPYGIAVNVGYLEVAQALVLYVSKVFIVGLGLAVIETVYAKIRLFLVPNLILASISLAVLSLIFQLFNY